Proteins encoded within one genomic window of Halobacteroides halobius DSM 5150:
- the ybeY gene encoding rRNA maturation RNase YbeY, with amino-acid sequence MTVLINNLQQDSEIDRETLNLIEQVINQVLTTEVKEDKEVSVAIVNDQYIKELNNKFRDKNETTDVLSFPQNDEQLLGDIIISLETATRQAIEYNHSVAREVGFLTVHSMLHLLGYNHKQKAEKIIMRQKEEEILTQLGLTREE; translated from the coding sequence ATGACAGTTCTAATTAATAATTTACAACAGGATTCAGAGATAGACCGAGAAACACTAAATTTAATTGAGCAAGTTATTAATCAAGTATTAACAACTGAGGTTAAAGAAGATAAAGAAGTAAGTGTTGCTATTGTTAATGACCAATATATAAAAGAATTAAATAATAAATTTCGGGATAAAAATGAAACAACTGATGTTTTATCCTTTCCCCAAAATGATGAACAATTATTAGGTGATATTATAATTTCTTTAGAAACAGCCACAAGACAGGCAATTGAATATAATCATTCTGTAGCTAGAGAAGTTGGCTTTTTAACAGTTCATAGTATGTTACATTTGTTAGGATATAACCATAAACAAAAGGCAGAAAAAATAATAATGCGTCAAAAAGAAGAAGAAATTTTAACTCAGTTAGGACTGACTAGAGAAGAATGA